The following are encoded together in the Panicum virgatum strain AP13 chromosome 6K, P.virgatum_v5, whole genome shotgun sequence genome:
- the LOC120711631 gene encoding putative germin-like protein 12-4 — translation MASSKLFLHFVLLALIACGAVASDPSPLQDFCVADKDSPVRVNGLPCKDMKDVKVDDFFLAANLDKPMDTTLNKVKSNVTLINAMKLPGLNTLGISMARIDYAPRGQNPPHTHPRATEILTVLEGSLYVGFVTSNPDNKFFSKMLNKGDVFVFPQGLIHFQFNPSYDKPAVAIAALNSQNPGAITIANAVFGSHPPIADDVLAKAFQVDKKVVDWLQAQFWENNHN, via the exons ATGGCCTCCTCCAAGTTGTTTCTTCACTTTGTTCTTCTCGCCTTGATCGCTTGTGGGGCCGTGGCTTCGGATCCCAGTCCTCTCCAGGACTTTTGTGTTGCTGACAAAGACTCACCTG TACGGGTCAATGGGTTACCATGCAAGGATATGAAGGATGTGAAGGTAGATGACTTCTTCCTTGCAGCTAATCTGGACAAGCCAATGGATACTACTCTGAATAAGGTCAAGTCAAACGTCACCCTGATCAATGCGATGAAGCTCCCAGGTCTGAACACCCTCGGCATCTCCATGGCAAGGATTGATTACGCTCCTCGAGGACAGAACcctccacacacacacccccGCGCCACAGAGATCCTAACAGTTCTTGAGGGATCCCTCTATGTTGGCTTCGTCACATCTAACCCTGACAACAAATTCTTCAGTAAGATGCTCAACAAAGGAGACGTTTTCGTGTTCCCGCAGGGCCTAATCCACTTCCAGTTCAATCCGAGCTATGACAAGCCAGCTGTTGCCATCGCTGCACTGAACAGCCAGAACCCTGGCGCGATAACCATTGCCAATGCTGTATTTGGATCCCACCCACCAATCGCAGATGATGTTCTTGCTAAGGCTTTTCAGGTGGACAAGAAGGTTGTGGATTGGCTTCAAGCTCAGTTTTGGGAAAATAACCACAACTAA